GTGGATGAGCGACCGACGAGAGCGAATCGGTTGGGGAGGGATGTGAAACTCCTCGCCGCCAGCGTGAGCAGCGTGCTCGAGTCGTCTCCACCTTCGGAATCGGTACAAACGGCCGGAATACGTTCGCCGACCCCCTCGAGCGACTACCGTTGAGCCGTCGGTTTTTGCCCCTCCGACGCCTACGCACCGATATGCGAATCGTCACGACGCTCCCCTCGGCGACCGAAACCGTGGCCGCGCTCGGGATCGACCCCGTCGGCGTCTCCCACGAGTGTGACTACCCGCCCGGCGTCGAGTCGCTGCCGTCGGTGACCGACTCGAGGATCGACGCCGACGCCTCGAGTTCGGAGATCGACCAGCAGGTGCTCGAGACCGCCGACGACGGGGGCGTCTACGACGTCGACACGGAGCTGCTCGAGGCCCTCGAGCCGGACCTGATCGTCACGCAGGGGATGTGTGACGTCTGCGCGGTCGACGAGGTCGTCGTGGCGGACGCCGTCGAAGAGATCGATGCGGACCCGGAGATCCTGACTACGGACCCACACAGCGTCGACGACGTCCTGAACGACCTCGAGCGGATCGGCCGCGCGACGGGTCGCGAGGAACGCGCTCGAGAAGTACGCGCAGACCTCGAGTCCCGGATCGACGCCGTTCGAGAGCGAACCGCCGATGCCAGCCTCGAACCGGACGATCGGCCTCGCGTCGCGATCTTCGACTGGACTGACCCGGTCATGATCGCGGGCCACTGGACCGCCGACCTGGTCGACTGGGCCGGCGGCGAGTACGGACTGGCCGACGCGGGCCAGCGCTCGAGCCCCCGTGAGTGGGCCGAGATCCGCGCGTACGACCCCGAACTGATCGTCGTCGCGCCCTGCGGCTTCGGCCTCGAGCAGACCGCCGCGAACGCGTCGGACCTCACCGAGCGCGAGGGCTGGGACGACCTCGCGGCCGTCCGGGAGGGCCGCGTCTGGGCGATGGACGGCCACCACTACCTGAATCGGCCCGGCCCGCGGCTGGTGGACACTCTCGAGGCGCTGGCCCCGATCGTCCGGCCGAAGCTGTTCGACGCCGAGACGCCGCCCGTCGCGCTCGAGGAGATCGCGGTCCCCTTCGAGCAGTTGACCGATCGACTCGAGGCGGAGGCGTAGCTACCGGTGACCGGTTCCGACCCCGAACTCGTCGTTCCCGCCGAGATCCGCGACGCGATCCTCGAGCGCGCCCGCGAGGGCCGACCCGCGGAGATCTGCGGGATCTTCGGCGGCGACTTCGAGCCCGAGGGACAGAGTCGGGTTCGCTCGCAGTATCCCGCCGAAAACGTCGCGGAGACGCCGCGGACGCGGTATCGAATCGATCCCGAGGAGCAACTCGAGGTCTTCGAGCGCCTCGAGGACCGCGGCGAGGAGATCGTCGGTTTCTATCACTCCCATCCCCGCGGACCGCCCCGCCCCAGCGCGACCGACGAGGCGCAGGCGACCTGGCCCGATCGGTCGTATCTGATCGTCTCGCTCGAGCCCCTCGAGATCGGCTCGTGGCGGTGGCGGGAGGATGCTGCTGGCGAGCGGTTCGAGAGCGAACGGCTCGCTCTCGAGTGAACGATGACCACCGACGACGAGCGTTCTTCTCGCATGGCAACGGGGATGGCCACTCCCTCCCCAGCCGACTCACTCACTTCGTTCGTTCGTCCCTCGCACGGCTTCGAGCCACGGCTCACTATCCGTTCGCCGCGGCACAGCGCGCGCCGCCGCACATATTTCGGTCGGGTTCGTCACGAGACGTCCTCGAGCACGTCCGGCACCCACCCCTGATTCGGATCGTCCGTCTCCTGCATCCAGTCGACGAGTCGATCCCGCATCTCCTCCCGAACGTCCGCGTATCCCGGGTGATCGATCAGGTTCTGCAGTTCCGCGGGGTCGGCCTCGAGATCGTACAACTCGTCGATGTCGGGGCCGTTGTAGACGTACTTGTACCGCTCGGTGCGGACCATCCGCTGGGTGTAGAGGCCGAACTCGTCGCCGTGGTACTGGGCGAAGGTAGAGTCGGGCCAGTCGTCGGGTGCGGCGTCCGGATCGCCGCCGGCCTCGAGTAGCGGCACCAGACTCCGGGAATCGAACGAGTCCGGGACGTCGACGCCGCCAATTTCGAGGAAGGTCGCCGCGAGATCGTGCAAATGCACTGGCGCCTCGCAGGTCGATCCCGGTTCGACGACGCCGGGCCAGCGCACCTGCAGCGGGATCCGGTAGGTGTCGTCGTACATCAGCGGGCCCTTGTTGAACTGGCGGTGGTTGCCGACGAAGTCGCCGTGATCCGAGGCGTGGACGACGACCGTCTCGTCGGTCAGGCCGTGCTCTTCGAGCGCCTCGAGGATCCGCTCGAGTTGATCGTCGATCAGCGAGACGAACCCCCAGTACTTCGCGGTGGCCTCCGCCCAGTGGTCCCACTCGAGGCCGTCGGCGCCTCGATAGTGATGGAAATTCTCGTGGACCTGCGGCTTCCCGTCGTAGGTCTCGGCGTAGCTCGCGGGCGGGTCGATCTCGGCGGGGTCGTACATCGAGGCGTAGGGCTCGGGGACGACGTAGGGGTGGTGGGGACCGTAGAAGTCCGCGCGATGGAAGAATGGGTCGTCACCCTCGCTTCCGTCTCCGTTCTCGCCCCTGCCGTCGGCGTGGTCCTCGATGGCGTCGATCGTCCGCTCGGCGAGGAAGTAGGCGCGGGTCTCCGCGACGTCTACGGGCGTCTTCGCCGCGACGAACGTCCCCTCGCTCGGATCCCGCGGGTCGTCGCCGGTGTAGAGTTCCTCCTCGAGGTCGACCTCGCCGAGCGGGACGCCGCGTTCCTCGCGGTACTCGCGAAACGCCTCGTCGATGTCGTCGTGGTGTTTGTCGCTGCCGCCGAGATAGGAGAAGCCGAAGTCCTCGGGCGTCTGGTCGCGGCCCACGTGCCACTTTCCGGTGTAGCTGCAGTCGTAGCCGCTCTCGGCCAACGCTTCCGAGAACGTCGGCAGGCCCGCCGGCAGGTTCGGCCGGATCGCGTCGGCCTCGTGGCTGTTGTTCAGCATCCCGTGGCCGTGGGGGAACAGGCCGGTCATGAGCGAGGCGCGGGCGCTCGTACAGATGCTGATCGGGGTGCAGGCCCGCGAAAAGCGCATCCCCTCGCTCGAGAGTCGATCCAGCGCCTCCGTCTCGACCGGCGGCCCGTCGGGCGCCGTGCAGTCGTATCGCTCCTGATCGGTGAGAACGAACAGAACGTTCGGGCGGCTGTCGGCCATCGGGCGTCGTACACCGACGCCGTAGTTAATGGTGGGCCCTGCCGCAGAGTAACACAGCGGGAAACCGAAACCGATCGAACCGGGCCGAGCTACCTCGAGCCATCACCCGAGGAGGTGGCCCAGCCACGGCCGCCGTCGGACGAACTCGGTCTCCTCGAGGTAGGCGTCGACGCCGAGGAGCCGTCCCGCGGCGAAGACCCCGACGAGCACGAACATGAGGAGTCCGAGCAGGTCGCCGTTGACGTAGCCGTTCGCCCAGTCGGCGTTGCCCAGGTAGAACAACGCCATGAGGACGCCGCCGAAGAAGGCGGCCAGGCGCACGAGGGCCCCCAGGACGAGTCCCAGTCCGATCAGGAACTCACCGAGCGGGATCATGACGTTCGTGAGCTCGAGCAGCCAGGGCGTCCCGGCGACGAACTCGAACAGCGGGGCGATGGGCGTCTCGGCGTGTCGCAGGTAGCCCGCCGCGTCGAACGGCTCGGCGGCCGCGAGTTTCCCCCACCCGGCGTGGAGGAACCAGTAGCCGACGATCAGCCGGATCCCCACCATCACGTAGCCGGCGACCCCGTCGGCGTAGTCGAACTCCTGTCGCTTCCCCAGCCACTGCACGGTCGCTTCGTTAGTTGCCATTGTGAGTCACCTTACAGTCACTACTCGGCGCTATACGGGCTTAAGACGGGCTCAAATTCTCGCTCGAGTGGAACGAGCCCGAATCTCCCCTGTAATAGCGGGTGTTTAAAAGACGGGCTGCAATCGCAAGCCGTTCGCCGTCTTCGAACCCGTCGGTTCGTCCCGTCACGCGCGTCCGTTCGGAAATCGGAATCGAAAACCAGTGCCGGCAAGCGGCGACCGTCAGGCGAAGTCGTCGTACGTCGGTCGCTCGAGGTCGCCCGGGAACTCGTCGACCGGGACCTGCGTCTGGTCGCCCGACGCCATCTCCTTGATCGTCACCTCGTCGTTTTCGAGGTCCTGCTCGCCGGCGACGACGACCGTCTCGGCGTTGATCGAGTCGGCGTAGTTCAGCTGCGATCCGAAGGAGCGATCAGCGACGTCGGTCTCGACGACGTGGCCGCGCTCGCGGAGGTCGCGGACGATCCGGGCGGCCTCCGACCGCGTGTCGCCGATCTGGAGGACGTAGTAGTCGGTCGTGAACGCCTCGTCCGGCCAGACGTCCGCCCGCTGGAGGAGCAAGGAGAGCGGCGCGAGGCCGGGCGCGACGCCGACGGCGGGCGTCGGCTGGCCGCCGAAGCTCTCGATCAGGTCGTCGTAGCGGCCGCCGCCGAAGACCGACCGGGAGACCTCGCCGGTCGAGTCGAAACACTCGAAGACGACGCCGGTGTAGTAATCGAGTCCGCGGGCGGTCTCCAGCGAGAGCGTACAGTACTCGCGGGCGCCGAAGTCCGCCGCGGCCTCGAGGACGTTCTGGAGGTTAGTCACGGCCGCCTCGACGCGGTCCGTGCCGGCGAAGTCGACGAGTTCGTCGAGGTCGTCCTCGCCGACCGCGAGCAGGTCGTCGAACTCGGCGGCCTGATCGTAGCTGAGGCCGGCGTCGACGAGCAGGTCGTGGTACTCGTTGTGGCTGATCTTCTCGGACTTGTCGACGGCGCGGATGGCCGCGGCCGTGTCCACGTCGGCGTCGAACGACTCGAAGAGTCCGCCGAGGATGTCGCGGTGGGAGACGCGGAACTCGAACTCCTCGCCGGTCAGGCCGAGGTCGGTCAGCGCGTCGGCGGCGAACGCGAGGATCTCGGCGTCGGCCTCGGGCTCGCTCGAGCCGAAGATGTCGACGTTGGTCTGGTAGAACTCGCGGAACCGGCCCTGCTGGACCTGCTCGT
This portion of the Haloterrigena gelatinilytica genome encodes:
- a CDS encoding cobalamin-binding protein — encoded protein: MRIVTTLPSATETVAALGIDPVGVSHECDYPPGVESLPSVTDSRIDADASSSEIDQQVLETADDGGVYDVDTELLEALEPDLIVTQGMCDVCAVDEVVVADAVEEIDADPEILTTDPHSVDDVLNDLERIGRATGREERAREVRADLESRIDAVRERTADASLEPDDRPRVAIFDWTDPVMIAGHWTADLVDWAGGEYGLADAGQRSSPREWAEIRAYDPELIVVAPCGFGLEQTAANASDLTEREGWDDLAAVREGRVWAMDGHHYLNRPGPRLVDTLEALAPIVRPKLFDAETPPVALEEIAVPFEQLTDRLEAEA
- a CDS encoding desampylase translates to MTGSDPELVVPAEIRDAILERAREGRPAEICGIFGGDFEPEGQSRVRSQYPAENVAETPRTRYRIDPEEQLEVFERLEDRGEEIVGFYHSHPRGPPRPSATDEAQATWPDRSYLIVSLEPLEIGSWRWREDAAGERFESERLALE
- a CDS encoding sulfatase-like hydrolase/transferase is translated as MADSRPNVLFVLTDQERYDCTAPDGPPVETEALDRLSSEGMRFSRACTPISICTSARASLMTGLFPHGHGMLNNSHEADAIRPNLPAGLPTFSEALAESGYDCSYTGKWHVGRDQTPEDFGFSYLGGSDKHHDDIDEAFREYREERGVPLGEVDLEEELYTGDDPRDPSEGTFVAAKTPVDVAETRAYFLAERTIDAIEDHADGRGENGDGSEGDDPFFHRADFYGPHHPYVVPEPYASMYDPAEIDPPASYAETYDGKPQVHENFHHYRGADGLEWDHWAEATAKYWGFVSLIDDQLERILEALEEHGLTDETVVVHASDHGDFVGNHRQFNKGPLMYDDTYRIPLQVRWPGVVEPGSTCEAPVHLHDLAATFLEIGGVDVPDSFDSRSLVPLLEAGGDPDAAPDDWPDSTFAQYHGDEFGLYTQRMVRTERYKYVYNGPDIDELYDLEADPAELQNLIDHPGYADVREEMRDRLVDWMQETDDPNQGWVPDVLEDVS
- a CDS encoding DoxX family protein is translated as MATNEATVQWLGKRQEFDYADGVAGYVMVGIRLIVGYWFLHAGWGKLAAAEPFDAAGYLRHAETPIAPLFEFVAGTPWLLELTNVMIPLGEFLIGLGLVLGALVRLAAFFGGVLMALFYLGNADWANGYVNGDLLGLLMFVLVGVFAAGRLLGVDAYLEETEFVRRRPWLGHLLG
- the hisS gene encoding histidine--tRNA ligase, coding for MYDHLKGFRDFYPAEMGARREVIDSLEAAARRYGFREVGTPALERTQMYVDKSGEEIVEELYAFEDKGGREVALTPELTPTVARMVVAKQQELSKPIKWVSTRPFWRYEQVQQGRFREFYQTNVDIFGSSEPEADAEILAFAADALTDLGLTGEEFEFRVSHRDILGGLFESFDADVDTAAAIRAVDKSEKISHNEYHDLLVDAGLSYDQAAEFDDLLAVGEDDLDELVDFAGTDRVEAAVTNLQNVLEAAADFGAREYCTLSLETARGLDYYTGVVFECFDSTGEVSRSVFGGGRYDDLIESFGGQPTPAVGVAPGLAPLSLLLQRADVWPDEAFTTDYYVLQIGDTRSEAARIVRDLRERGHVVETDVADRSFGSQLNYADSINAETVVVAGEQDLENDEVTIKEMASGDQTQVPVDEFPGDLERPTYDDFA